The Pseudodesulfovibrio senegalensis genome contains the following window.
AAGCATGGTGTCCATCTGCTGCTCCACGCGGTCGCGCAGTTTGCGCACGTGGCGTTCGAACCGTCCACGGTCAAGGTACTCGGCAACGGCCATCTGCGTGGGCGTGGGCGTGCAGACGTTGGTGGTGTATTTGACCTCCTGGGCCTTGTCCATGAACCGTCCGGGCAGCATCCAGCCCACCCGGTAGCCCGGGGCGATGGTCTTGGAAAACGAGGAACAGAGCAGCACCAATCCCTTTTCATCGAATTGCTTCATGGTTCCGGGCCGTTTGGGACCGAAGTGCAGGTCCGTGGAAACGTCGTCTTCAATGATGGGGATGTCCAGCGCGGCCAGCATGGCCACGATTTCGCGTTTGGCCTCGTCCGGTGTGGTGCTGGCGTCCGGGTTGTTGAAGTTGGGCGAAAAGATGCAGGTGCTGATGTCGAATTTGCGCAGGGCTGCGGCAATGTCTGCGGGCTTGACCCCGCAATCCGGGTACGAGGGGATTTCCACCGCGCGCAGGCCGAGGTTTTCCAGCAGGTGCAGGAAACAATAGTACGTGGGAGCCTGTATCAGCACCATGTCGCCCGGCCGCGTGGTGGCGCGCAGGGAGATGTACAGGGCTTCAAGGCAGCCGGACGTGATGAGCACGTCGTCCGGCCGGGCCGGTGTGCCCGTTTCCACGGAGCGAAAAGCGATCTGTTTGCGCAGGCGGGCGTTGCCCGGGATGGTGTCGTAGACCAGCGCGTCGCCGGGGTGGTCGCGCAGCACCTGCGCCATGATGCGGCCCATTTCCGCCACGGGCAGCAGCTCCGGAGTGGGTTCCACCACGTTGAGGGGCACGGCCTGTTTGTTGCCTACGGCGTCGAGCACCGTGCGTATCAGTCCGCTGCGGGTCACGGGCAGGGCTTCGCTGGTGGTTTCCGTTGCGGTTTCCGGGGCGGGCAGGCGGCTGGCCGCGCGCCGCACGAAAAAGCCGGAACGCGGGCGGGATTCGATGATGCCGCGCGATTCAAGCCCTACATACGCCTGGTTCACGGTGCTGATGCTCACGCAAAGGTCGCGGCTCAGAATGCGCAGGGACGGCAGTTTGCTGCCCATGCCCAGCACGCCGGAGTCGATCATTTCCAGCACGCGACGCTCGACCATCTGGTAGCGGTAGTCGTCATTCTTGTTCATGGCGGAATCTGTTATGGTTATATTTTTTGCAATCTGTATCTGTACCGATGACAGATTGTGATGTTCACTGCAACCATGAACGTCGGTTGAATCCCGTAAAAAAAGTTGCAGCGGGCAAAGGGAGTGTGATGGAACAAGTCATGGAAAACGGAACATCCACGTGGAGCGAGGCCTTTCGTCGGGTCGCGCCCCTGGCCATGGGCTATCTGCCTGTTGGCGTGGCTTTCGGCGTGCTGGCGCAGAAGGCCGGGCTTTCGGACCTGAATGTCGTGCTCATGTCCCTGCTCGTGTATGCCGGGTCGGCCCAGCTTATTGCCGTGGGCATGTTTGCGGCGGGCATGCCGCCCCTCACCATCGTGGTCACAACATTCGTGGTCAACCTGCGTCATCTGCTCATGTCCGCGGCATTGGCCCCGTATGCCAAGTCGTGGCGACTGCGGGAGATGGCGGCCTTTTCCTTTGAACTGACGGACGAGACCTTTGCCGTGCATTCGACACGGTTCAACGACGGGGATGTGCGCAAGCCCCTGAGCTTTCGCATCAACATGCTGGCCCATTGCGTGTGGACGCTGGCCTCCTGGGGCGGGGCGCTGGCCGGCAGCACCATCCCGGACGTGAAGCCGCTGGGCATGGATTTCGCGCTTCCGGCCATGTTCATCGCCCTGCTGGCCATGCAGGCGAAGAACGGTTTGCACTGGCTGGTGGCCGGTTTTTCCGGTCTGGTGGCCGTGGTGCTCATGCAGGCCGGGCTGGACCAATGGAGCGTGATTGCGGCCACGGTGCTCGGCGCAACCCTTGGCACGGGAGTGGAAACATGGACCAGACGATAGTGTTTATGACCATAGCCGGCATGTGCGCCGTGACCTACGTGCCCCGCGCCTTGCCCATGCTGGCGCTGGCGTCGCGCTCCATGCCCGCAATCGTCATCCGCTGGCTTTCCTTCATTCCCACGGCCGTGCTTTCCGCGTTGCTGCTGCCGTCGCTGGTGTTGCAGGAAGGCGCCGTGAGCGTGAGTCACAACGAGTTTTTCTGGGCAGCCATTCCCGCATTCGTGCTGGCTGTGCTGACCCGCAGTTTTTTCGGTACCGTTGCCTTGGGCATGGCCGTGGTGGCCGGTACCCGTTTTTTCCTCATGTGACGGGTTAGGCTGTCAACGGATCACCGGCTTCCTCTCTCCGGTGGGTCCGTGTGCGGCTGCGCAGCCTGCCTGTTTTCGGGCAGGGGAGCATGAATAATCAATGCGAACAAGGAGCAGCAATGAAAACCATCGGCCTGTTGGGCGGCATGAGCTGGGAATCCACGGTCAGCTATTATCAATTCATCAACCGGGGCGTGGGTGAACGGCTGGGCGGCTGGCATTGCGCCCGGATCGCCATGTTCAGCGTTGATTTCGACGAATACGTGGAGTGCATGCAGAATGCGCAGTGGGAGCGCATCGGCAGCAAGCTCGCAGAAGGCGCACGCCGGGTGCAGGACGCCGGGGCCGACCTGTTGCTCATCTGCACCAATACCATGCACAAGATGGCCCATGAGGTGGAGCAGGCCGTGGATATCCCGCTTATCCACATCGGCGACGCCGCGGCCGGGGCGGTCAAGGCAAAGGGCCTTTCCCGGGTGGGGCTGCTGGGCACCTCATTTACCATGGAGGACGGTTTTTTGCGCGACCGGCTGGCAGGGCACGGCATCGAGACCGTGGTGCCGGACAAGGACGACCGCGACGTGGTGAACGCCATCATTTTCGATGAGCTGGTCAAGGGCGTTGCCAGCGACGCGTCGCGCGTGGAATATCTGCGGATTATCGGCGACCTGCAACGGCAGGGAGCGCAGGGCGTGGTGCTGGGCTGCACCGAGATCGGTCTGCTGGTGGGGCCGGATCATACGGATCTGCCGTTGTTCGACACCGCGGAAATCCATGCCCGCGCCGCCGTGGAGGCCGCCCTCGACCGATAGTCTCGGCACCGGTAACACTTGACCTCCTCGCGCCAGATGATACACGGTGCTGTCCACGGCCGGTTCGGGCCGCAGATCACTTCGAGGAGGCATGGTTTGAACTCTCTGGAAACAACCACTCTCAAGGCCGCGCTGGAGTCCAGCGCACAACGCTTTGCCGATCGTCCGGCCGTAGGATTGGTGGACGGGGACATGTTGACGTTTTCCCAGTTCCATCAGCTGGTGCAGGACGTCACCCTGCTCTTGCAGGACCGGGGGGTTCTACCGGGCGACCGGGTGGCCATTCTGGGCGAGAACATGCCCAACTGGGGCGTTGCCTACTTTGCGGTGACTTCCATGGGCGCGGTGGCCGTGCCCGTGCTGCAGGAATTTCACGACACGGCCGTGCACCACATCCTGCGCCATTCAGAATCCGTGGCCATGTTCGTTTCCCGCCGCTTCATGCACAAGGTGGAAGAGGGCGAGTTCGACGACATGCACACCGTGATCACGCTGGATGATTTTTCCGTGGCCCCCAAGGACGGACTGAACCAGAGTTTCAAGGAAGCCATGGCTCAGG
Protein-coding sequences here:
- a CDS encoding PLP-dependent aminotransferase family protein; its protein translation is MNKNDDYRYQMVERRVLEMIDSGVLGMGSKLPSLRILSRDLCVSISTVNQAYVGLESRGIIESRPRSGFFVRRAASRLPAPETATETTSEALPVTRSGLIRTVLDAVGNKQAVPLNVVEPTPELLPVAEMGRIMAQVLRDHPGDALVYDTIPGNARLRKQIAFRSVETGTPARPDDVLITSGCLEALYISLRATTRPGDMVLIQAPTYYCFLHLLENLGLRAVEIPSYPDCGVKPADIAAALRKFDISTCIFSPNFNNPDASTTPDEAKREIVAMLAALDIPIIEDDVSTDLHFGPKRPGTMKQFDEKGLVLLCSSFSKTIAPGYRVGWMLPGRFMDKAQEVKYTTNVCTPTPTQMAVAEYLDRGRFERHVRKLRDRVEQQMDTMLRHIEEYFPAGTRATHPEGGGVLWLELPGNTDSVELFLAARAKGVNIAPGSIFSTQDKFNNHIRLSCTGVWSEEIRQGLETVGELARRINCG
- a CDS encoding AzlC family ABC transporter permease: MENGTSTWSEAFRRVAPLAMGYLPVGVAFGVLAQKAGLSDLNVVLMSLLVYAGSAQLIAVGMFAAGMPPLTIVVTTFVVNLRHLLMSAALAPYAKSWRLREMAAFSFELTDETFAVHSTRFNDGDVRKPLSFRINMLAHCVWTLASWGGALAGSTIPDVKPLGMDFALPAMFIALLAMQAKNGLHWLVAGFSGLVAVVLMQAGLDQWSVIAATVLGATLGTGVETWTRR
- a CDS encoding AzlD domain-containing protein codes for the protein MDQTIVFMTIAGMCAVTYVPRALPMLALASRSMPAIVIRWLSFIPTAVLSALLLPSLVLQEGAVSVSHNEFFWAAIPAFVLAVLTRSFFGTVALGMAVVAGTRFFLM
- a CDS encoding aspartate/glutamate racemase family protein, with the translated sequence MKTIGLLGGMSWESTVSYYQFINRGVGERLGGWHCARIAMFSVDFDEYVECMQNAQWERIGSKLAEGARRVQDAGADLLLICTNTMHKMAHEVEQAVDIPLIHIGDAAAGAVKAKGLSRVGLLGTSFTMEDGFLRDRLAGHGIETVVPDKDDRDVVNAIIFDELVKGVASDASRVEYLRIIGDLQRQGAQGVVLGCTEIGLLVGPDHTDLPLFDTAEIHARAAVEAALDR